One window of the Halictus rubicundus isolate RS-2024b chromosome 6, iyHalRubi1_principal, whole genome shotgun sequence genome contains the following:
- the Tfiiebeta gene encoding transcription factor IIEbeta isoform X2 — protein sequence MDPALLRERELFKKRALTTPTVEKKKREQEKDSSRDEPFKKKPKPSSVSSGPKLDMVNYKTMSGSTQYKFGVLAKIVKHMKARHQEGDDHPLTLEEILDETNQLDVGSKVKQWLQTEALIKNPKIEATHDGRFVFKALYKIKDKKSLLRLLKQQDLKGLGGILLEDIQESLPHCDKHLKTMNFKNYGELLQLMRWMIKKLMNTLRSKEYDRCRIMVLKSLLRLKERNLLIRENNSKSQEIMSIWQMY from the exons ATGGATCCAGCATTGCTTAGGGAGCGCGAGCTCTTCAAGAAGAGAGCTCTTACAACTCCTAC ggtagagaaaaagaaaagagaacagGAGAAAGATTCTTCTCGAGATGAGCCATTTAAGAAAAAGCCTAAACCATCTTCTGTGTCCAGCGGACCAAAGTTGGACATGGTTAACTACAAAACTATGTCTGGTAGTACGCAATATAAATTTGGTGTGTTGGCAAAAATAGTAAAGCACATGAAAGCTCGACATCAAGAAGGCGACGATCATCCTCTAACGTTAGAAGAAATTTTAGATGAAACAAATCAGCTGGACGTAGGATCTAAG GTAAAACAATGGCTGCAAACAGAAGCTCTTATCAAAAATCCAAAGATAGAAGCAACGCACGATGGTAGATTCGTATTCAAAGCtttgtataaaataaaagatAAGAAATCTCTATTAAGGTTATTGAAGCAACAAGATTTGAAAGGTCTTGGCGGAATCTTATTAGAGGACATACAGGAAAGCTTGCCACATTGTGATAAACATTTGAAG ACGATGAATTTCAAAAACTATGGAGAGCTGTTGCAGTTGATGCGATGGATGATCAAAAAATTGATGAATACCTTGAGAAGCAAGGAATACGATCGATGCAGGATCATGGTCCTAAAAAGCCTGCTCCGATTAAAAGAAAGAAACCTATTAATAAGAGAAAACAATTCAAAAAGCCAAGAGATAATGAGCATTTGGCAGATGTATTAG
- the Tfiiebeta gene encoding transcription factor IIEbeta isoform X1 has translation MDPALLRERELFKKRALTTPTVEKKKREQEKDSSRDEPFKKKPKPSSVSSGPKLDMVNYKTMSGSTQYKFGVLAKIVKHMKARHQEGDDHPLTLEEILDETNQLDVGSKVKQWLQTEALIKNPKIEATHDGRFVFKALYKIKDKKSLLRLLKQQDLKGLGGILLEDIQESLPHCDKHLKSLQNEILFITRPLDKKKIVFYNDKTAQFPIDDEFQKLWRAVAVDAMDDQKIDEYLEKQGIRSMQDHGPKKPAPIKRKKPINKRKQFKKPRDNEHLADVLETYEDGK, from the exons ATGGATCCAGCATTGCTTAGGGAGCGCGAGCTCTTCAAGAAGAGAGCTCTTACAACTCCTAC ggtagagaaaaagaaaagagaacagGAGAAAGATTCTTCTCGAGATGAGCCATTTAAGAAAAAGCCTAAACCATCTTCTGTGTCCAGCGGACCAAAGTTGGACATGGTTAACTACAAAACTATGTCTGGTAGTACGCAATATAAATTTGGTGTGTTGGCAAAAATAGTAAAGCACATGAAAGCTCGACATCAAGAAGGCGACGATCATCCTCTAACGTTAGAAGAAATTTTAGATGAAACAAATCAGCTGGACGTAGGATCTAAG GTAAAACAATGGCTGCAAACAGAAGCTCTTATCAAAAATCCAAAGATAGAAGCAACGCACGATGGTAGATTCGTATTCAAAGCtttgtataaaataaaagatAAGAAATCTCTATTAAGGTTATTGAAGCAACAAGATTTGAAAGGTCTTGGCGGAATCTTATTAGAGGACATACAGGAAAGCTTGCCACATTGTGATAAACATTTGAAG AGTTTACAAAACGAGATATTATTCATAACTAGACCTTTggacaaaaagaaaattgtctTTTATAATGATAAAACAGCTCAATTTCCAATAGACGATGAATTTCAAAAACTATGGAGAGCTGTTGCAGTTGATGCGATGGATGATCAAAAAATTGATGAATACCTTGAGAAGCAAGGAATACGATCGATGCAGGATCATGGTCCTAAAAAGCCTGCTCCGATTAAAAGAAAGAAACCTATTAATAAGAGAAAACAATTCAAAAAGCCAAGAGATAATGAGCATTTGGCAGATGTATTAGAAACGTACGAAGATGGGAAGTAA